From the genome of Streptomyces sp. NBC_01260, one region includes:
- the rplA gene encoding 50S ribosomal protein L1: MKRSKNLRAADAKIDRARNYAPLEAVRIAKDTASTKFDSTVEVAFALGVDPRKADQMVRGTVNLPHGTGKTARVLVFATGDRAAAAEAAGADIVGADELIDEVAKGRLDFDAVVATPDLMGKVGRLGRVLGPRGLMPNPKTGTVTPDVVKAVNDIKGGKIEFRVDKHSNLHFIIGKTSFDETKLVENYAAALDEILRLKPSAAKGRYIKKATLATTMGPGIPLDSNRTRNLLVEEDPASV; encoded by the coding sequence GTGAAGCGCAGCAAGAACCTCCGCGCTGCGGACGCCAAGATCGACCGGGCGCGCAACTACGCCCCGCTCGAGGCCGTCCGTATCGCCAAGGACACCGCCTCCACGAAGTTCGACAGCACCGTCGAGGTCGCGTTTGCCCTGGGTGTTGACCCTCGCAAGGCCGACCAGATGGTCCGTGGCACCGTGAACCTCCCGCACGGCACCGGCAAGACCGCCCGGGTCCTGGTCTTCGCGACCGGTGACCGTGCTGCGGCCGCGGAAGCCGCGGGCGCCGACATCGTCGGCGCCGACGAGCTCATCGACGAGGTGGCGAAGGGCCGTCTGGACTTCGACGCCGTCGTCGCGACCCCGGACCTCATGGGCAAGGTCGGCCGCCTGGGCCGCGTGCTCGGTCCGCGTGGTCTGATGCCGAACCCGAAGACCGGCACCGTCACCCCCGATGTCGTGAAGGCTGTCAACGACATCAAGGGCGGCAAGATCGAGTTCCGCGTCGACAAGCACTCGAACCTGCACTTCATCATCGGCAAGACCTCGTTCGACGAGACCAAGCTGGTGGAGAACTACGCAGCGGCGCTGGACGAGATCCTCCGTCTGAAGCCGTCCGCCGCCAAGGGCCGCTACATCAAGAAGGCCACGCTGGCCACCACGATGGGCCCCGGCATCCCGCTGGACTCCAACCGCACCCGTAACCTCCTCGTCGAGGAGGACCCGGCCTCCGTCTGA
- the rplK gene encoding 50S ribosomal protein L11 has protein sequence MPPKKKKVTGLIKLQINAGAANPAPPVGPALGQHGVNIMEFCKAYNAATESQRGMVVPVEITVYDDRSFTFITKTPPAAKLILKAAGVDKGSGEPHKTKVAKLTAAQVREIATTKLPDLNANDLDAASKIIAGTARSMGITVEG, from the coding sequence ATGCCTCCCAAGAAGAAGAAGGTCACGGGGCTTATCAAGCTCCAGATCAACGCCGGTGCGGCCAACCCGGCCCCGCCGGTCGGCCCCGCACTGGGTCAGCACGGCGTCAACATCATGGAGTTCTGCAAGGCCTACAACGCCGCGACCGAGTCGCAGCGTGGCATGGTCGTGCCGGTGGAGATCACGGTCTACGACGACCGTTCCTTCACCTTCATCACCAAGACTCCGCCGGCCGCCAAGCTGATCCTCAAGGCCGCGGGTGTGGACAAGGGCTCCGGCGAGCCGCACAAGACCAAGGTTGCCAAGCTGACGGCCGCCCAGGTCCGCGAGATCGCCACGACGAAGCTCCCCGACCTGAACGCCAATGACCTCGACGCAGCGTCGAAGATCATCGCCGGCACCGCCCGTTCCATGGGCATCACGGTCGAAGGCTGA
- the rplL gene encoding 50S ribosomal protein L7/L12, which produces MAKLSQEDLLAQFEELTLIELSEFVKAFEEKFDVTAAAAVAVAGVAGPGAVADAPEEQDEFDVILTGAGEKKIQVIKVVRELTSLGLKEAKDLVDGAPKPVLEKVAKEAAEKAAESLKGAGASVEVK; this is translated from the coding sequence ATGGCGAAGCTCAGCCAGGAAGACCTGCTCGCCCAGTTCGAGGAGCTCACCCTCATCGAGCTCTCCGAGTTCGTCAAGGCCTTCGAGGAGAAGTTCGACGTCACCGCCGCCGCCGCGGTCGCCGTTGCCGGCGTTGCCGGTCCGGGTGCCGTCGCTGACGCTCCCGAGGAGCAGGACGAGTTCGACGTCATCCTCACGGGTGCCGGCGAGAAGAAGATCCAGGTCATCAAGGTCGTGCGTGAGCTGACCTCGCTGGGTCTCAAGGAGGCCAAGGACCTCGTCGACGGCGCCCCGAAGCCCGTCCTCGAGAAGGTCGCCAAGGAGGCCGCCGAGAAGGCTGCCGAGTCCCTCAAGGGCGCCGGCGCCTCCGTCGAGGTCAAGTGA
- the nusG gene encoding transcription termination/antitermination protein NusG, protein MSDPNLNDAVEPTAGAFESAEDELDIVEAADAVEPDQAEAADDAAGAPAEQAAVHAETTDEAAEADAGDAEAEAADDEAAEASADDEEADAEEADDEADEEEAEPAAPVDTVTALREELRTLPGEWYVIHTYAGYEKRVKANLEQRAVSLNVEEFIYQAEVPEEEIVQIKNGERKNVRQNKLPGYVLVRMDLTNESWGVVRNTPGVTGFVGNAYDPYPLTLDEIVKMLAPEAEEKAAREAAEAEGKPAPSRKVEVQVLDFEVGDSVTVTDGPFATLQATINEINADSKKVKGLVEIFGRETPVELSFDQIQKN, encoded by the coding sequence GTGTCTGACCCGAACCTGAACGACGCCGTCGAGCCGACGGCGGGCGCCTTCGAGTCCGCCGAGGACGAGCTCGACATCGTCGAGGCGGCGGACGCTGTGGAGCCGGACCAGGCTGAAGCTGCCGACGACGCCGCGGGCGCGCCCGCCGAGCAGGCCGCAGTGCACGCCGAGACCACCGACGAGGCCGCCGAGGCCGACGCCGGTGACGCCGAGGCCGAGGCCGCTGACGACGAGGCCGCCGAGGCGTCCGCGGACGACGAAGAGGCCGACGCCGAGGAAGCCGACGACGAGGCCGACGAGGAAGAGGCCGAGCCGGCCGCCCCCGTCGACACCGTCACGGCCCTGCGCGAGGAACTGCGCACCCTGCCGGGCGAGTGGTACGTCATCCACACGTACGCCGGTTACGAGAAGCGTGTGAAGGCCAACCTGGAGCAGCGCGCCGTCTCGCTGAACGTGGAGGAGTTCATCTATCAGGCCGAGGTGCCTGAGGAGGAAATCGTCCAGATCAAGAACGGCGAGCGCAAGAACGTCCGTCAGAACAAGCTCCCGGGTTACGTCCTGGTGCGCATGGACCTGACGAACGAGTCCTGGGGCGTCGTCCGCAACACTCCCGGTGTCACCGGCTTCGTGGGCAACGCCTACGACCCGTACCCGCTGACCCTGGACGAGATCGTCAAGATGCTCGCGCCGGAGGCCGAGGAGAAGGCCGCCCGTGAGGCCGCGGAGGCCGAGGGCAAGCCGGCTCCGTCCCGCAAGGTCGAGGTCCAGGTGCTGGACTTCGAGGTGGGCGACTCCGTCACCGTCACCGACGGCCCGTTCGCGACGCTGCAGGCGACGATCAACGAGATCAACGCCGACTCGAAGAAGGTCAAGGGTCTCGTCGAGATCTTCGGCCGCGAGACGCCGGTCGAGCTCAGCTTCGACCAGATCCAGAAGAACTAG
- a CDS encoding DNA-directed RNA polymerase subunit beta', translating to MLDVNFFDELRIGLATADDIRTWSHGEVKKPETINYRTLKPEKDGLFCEKIFGPTRDWECYCGKYKRVRFKGIICERCGVEVTRAKVRRERMGHIELAAPVTHIWYFKGVPSRLGYLLDLAPKDLEKVIYFAAYMITFVDEERRTRDLPSLEAHVSVERQQVENRRDSDLENRAKKLETDLGELEAEGAKADVRRKVREGAEREMKQLRDRAQREIDRLDEVWSRFKNLKVQDLEGDELLYRELRDRFGTYFDGCMGAAALQKRLESFDLDEEAERLREIIRTGKGQKKTRALKRLKVVSAFLQTSNKPKGMVLDCVPVIPPDLRPMVQLDGGRFATSDLNDLYRRVINRNNRLKRLLDLGAPEIIVNNEKRMLQEAVDALFDNGRRGRPVTGPGNRPLKSLSDMLKGKQGRFRQNLLGKRVDYSARSVIVVGPQLKLHQCGLPKAMALELFKPFVMKRLVDLNHAQNIKSAKRMVERGRTVVYDVLEEVIAEHPVLLNRAPTLHRLGIQAFEPQLVEGKAIQIHPLVCTAFNADFDGDQMAVHLPLSAEAQAEARILMLSSNNILKPADGRPVTMPTQDMVLGLFFLTTDGELRDTKGEGRAFGSTAEAIMAFDSGELALQSSVDIRFPVGTIPPRGWVPPVAEEGEPEYQPGDTFRLRTSLGRALFNELLPEDYPFVDYSVGKKQLSEIVNDLAERYPKVIVAATLDNLKAAGFHWATRSGVTVSVADIVVPEAKKAIVKGYEDQDEKVQKQYERGLITKDERTQELIAIWTKATNEVAEAMNANFPKTNPIFMMVDSGARGNMMQMRQIAGMRGLVSNAKNETIPRPIKASFREGLTVLEYFISTHGARKGLADTALRTADSGYLTRRLVDVSQDVIIREEDCGTDRGLKLKIAVKGADGVLRKTEDVETSVYARMLAEDVVIDGKVIAPANVDLGDVLIDALVGAGVEEVKTRSVLTCESAVGTCAFCYGRSLATGKLVDIGEAVGIIAAQSIGEPGTQLTMRTFHTGGVAGDDITQGLPRVVELFEARTPKGVAPISESAGRVRIEETEKTKKLVVTPDDGSEEIPFPISKRARLLVGEGDRVEVGQKLTVGATNPHDVLRILGQRAVQVHLVGEVQKVYNSQGVSIHDKHIEIIIRQMLRRVTIIESGDAELLPGELVERSKFETENRRVVTEGGHPASGRPQLMGITKASLATESWLSAASFQETTRVLTDAAINAKSDSLIGLKENVIIGKLIPAGTGLSRYRNIRVEPTEEAKAAMYSAVGYDDIDYSPFGTGSGQAVPLEDYDYGPYNQ from the coding sequence GTGCTCGACGTCAACTTCTTCGACGAGCTGCGGATCGGCCTTGCCACCGCGGACGACATCCGGACCTGGTCCCACGGCGAAGTGAAGAAGCCGGAGACCATCAACTACCGCACGCTCAAGCCCGAAAAGGACGGACTCTTCTGCGAGAAGATCTTCGGTCCGACCCGGGACTGGGAGTGCTACTGCGGCAAGTACAAGCGTGTCCGCTTCAAGGGCATCATCTGTGAGCGCTGTGGCGTCGAGGTAACTCGCGCCAAGGTGCGCCGTGAGCGCATGGGCCACATCGAGCTTGCCGCTCCCGTTACCCACATCTGGTACTTCAAGGGCGTCCCGTCCCGACTGGGCTACCTGCTGGACCTCGCGCCGAAGGACCTCGAAAAGGTCATCTACTTCGCCGCGTACATGATCACGTTCGTCGACGAGGAGCGCCGTACCCGCGACCTCCCGTCGCTGGAGGCGCACGTCTCCGTCGAGCGCCAGCAGGTCGAGAACCGTCGCGACTCGGACCTCGAGAACCGTGCCAAGAAGCTCGAGACCGACCTCGGCGAGCTGGAGGCCGAGGGCGCCAAGGCCGATGTGCGCCGCAAGGTGCGCGAAGGTGCCGAGCGCGAGATGAAGCAGCTGCGCGACCGTGCGCAGCGCGAGATCGACCGTCTCGACGAGGTGTGGAGCCGCTTCAAGAACCTCAAGGTCCAGGACCTCGAGGGCGACGAGCTGCTCTACCGCGAGCTGCGTGACCGCTTCGGCACGTACTTCGACGGCTGCATGGGTGCTGCTGCTCTGCAGAAGCGCCTGGAGTCCTTCGACCTCGACGAGGAGGCCGAGCGCCTCCGCGAGATCATCCGTACCGGCAAGGGCCAGAAGAAGACCCGTGCGCTCAAGCGCCTCAAGGTCGTCTCCGCGTTCCTGCAGACCAGCAACAAGCCCAAGGGCATGGTGCTCGACTGCGTGCCGGTCATCCCGCCGGACCTGCGTCCGATGGTGCAGCTGGACGGTGGCCGCTTCGCGACCTCCGACCTGAACGACCTGTACCGCCGTGTGATCAACCGCAACAACCGCCTCAAGCGTCTCCTTGACCTCGGTGCCCCCGAGATCATCGTGAACAACGAGAAGCGGATGCTGCAGGAGGCCGTCGACGCGCTGTTCGACAACGGCCGCCGCGGTCGCCCGGTCACCGGTCCCGGTAACCGCCCGCTCAAGTCCCTCAGCGACATGCTGAAGGGCAAGCAGGGCCGATTCCGTCAGAACCTCCTCGGCAAGCGCGTGGACTACTCCGCGCGTTCCGTGATCGTCGTCGGCCCGCAGCTCAAGCTGCACCAGTGCGGTCTGCCGAAGGCCATGGCGCTGGAGCTCTTCAAGCCCTTCGTGATGAAGCGCCTGGTGGACCTGAACCACGCGCAGAACATCAAGTCGGCCAAGCGCATGGTCGAGCGCGGCCGCACCGTGGTGTACGACGTCCTCGAAGAGGTCATCGCCGAGCACCCGGTGCTGCTGAACCGTGCACCGACCCTGCACCGCCTCGGCATCCAGGCCTTCGAGCCGCAGCTGGTCGAGGGCAAGGCCATCCAGATCCACCCGCTCGTCTGCACCGCGTTCAACGCGGACTTCGACGGTGACCAGATGGCCGTGCACCTGCCGCTCTCCGCGGAGGCGCAGGCCGAGGCCCGCATCCTGATGCTGTCCTCGAACAACATCCTGAAGCCGGCCGACGGTCGTCCCGTCACCATGCCGACCCAGGACATGGTGCTGGGTCTGTTCTTCCTGACCACCGACGGTGAACTCCGTGACACCAAGGGCGAGGGCCGCGCGTTCGGCTCCACGGCCGAGGCGATCATGGCGTTCGACTCCGGCGAGCTGGCACTCCAGTCGTCCGTCGACATCCGCTTCCCGGTGGGCACCATCCCGCCGCGTGGCTGGGTGCCGCCGGTCGCCGAGGAGGGCGAGCCCGAGTACCAGCCGGGTGACACCTTCCGGCTGCGGACGAGCCTGGGCCGCGCGCTCTTCAACGAGCTGCTGCCCGAGGACTACCCGTTCGTCGACTACTCGGTCGGCAAGAAGCAGCTCTCCGAGATCGTCAACGACCTCGCCGAGCGCTACCCCAAGGTCATCGTGGCGGCGACGCTCGACAACCTGAAGGCGGCGGGCTTCCACTGGGCCACCCGTTCCGGCGTCACCGTCTCCGTGGCGGACATCGTCGTGCCCGAGGCCAAGAAGGCCATCGTCAAGGGCTACGAGGACCAGGACGAGAAGGTCCAGAAGCAGTACGAGCGCGGTCTGATCACCAAGGACGAGCGCACGCAGGAGCTCATCGCGATCTGGACCAAGGCGACCAACGAGGTTGCCGAGGCGATGAACGCGAACTTCCCCAAGACGAACCCCATCTTCATGATGGTTGACTCGGGTGCCCGAGGAAACATGATGCAGATGCGTCAGATCGCCGGTATGCGTGGTCTGGTGTCCAACGCCAAGAACGAGACGATTCCCCGTCCCATCAAGGCGTCCTTCCGTGAGGGCCTCACCGTTCTGGAGTACTTCATCTCCACGCACGGTGCCCGTAAGGGTCTGGCGGACACCGCCCTGCGTACCGCCGACTCGGGTTACCTGACCCGTCGTCTGGTGGACGTCTCGCAGGACGTGATCATTCGCGAGGAGGACTGCGGCACCGACCGCGGCCTCAAGCTGAAGATCGCCGTCAAGGGCGCCGACGGCGTGCTCCGCAAGACGGAGGACGTCGAGACCTCGGTCTACGCCCGCATGCTCGCCGAGGACGTCGTCATCGACGGCAAGGTCATCGCGCCTGCCAACGTCGACCTCGGTGACGTCCTGATCGACGCCCTGGTGGGCGCCGGCGTCGAGGAGGTCAAGACCCGCTCGGTCCTGACCTGCGAGTCCGCGGTCGGCACCTGTGCCTTCTGCTACGGACGCTCGCTCGCCACCGGCAAGCTGGTCGACATCGGTGAGGCGGTCGGCATCATCGCCGCCCAGTCCATCGGTGAGCCCGGTACCCAGCTGACGATGCGTACCTTCCACACCGGTGGTGTGGCCGGTGACGACATCACCCAGGGTCTGCCCCGAGTCGTCGAGCTCTTCGAAGCCCGTACGCCCAAGGGTGTCGCCCCGATCTCGGAGTCCGCGGGCCGGGTCCGGATCGAGGAGACCGAGAAGACCAAGAAGCTCGTCGTCACGCCGGACGACGGAAGCGAGGAGATCCCCTTCCCGATCTCCAAGCGCGCCCGTCTGCTGGTGGGCGAGGGCGACCGCGTCGAGGTGGGCCAGAAGCTCACCGTGGGTGCCACCAACCCGCACGACGTGCTGCGGATCCTCGGTCAGCGCGCGGTCCAGGTCCACCTGGTCGGCGAAGTCCAGAAGGTCTACAACTCGCAGGGTGTGTCGATCCACGACAAGCACATCGAGATCATCATCCGGCAGATGCTCCGCCGCGTGACGATCATCGAGTCCGGCGACGCGGAACTGCTGCCGGGCGAGCTCGTCGAGCGTTCGAAGTTCGAGACCGAGAACCGTCGTGTGGTCACCGAGGGCGGCCACCCCGCCTCCGGTCGTCCGCAGCTGATGGGTATCACCAAGGCCTCGCTGGCGACGGAGTCGTGGCTGTCCGCGGCTTCCTTCCAGGAGACGACCAGGGTCCTGACGGACGCGGCGATCAATGCCAAGTCCGACTCCCTGATCGGCCTCAAGGAGAACGTCATCATCGGTAAGCTCATCCCGGCCGGTACGGGTCTGTCCCGCTACCGCAACATCCGGGTCGAGCCCACCGAGGAGGCCAAGGCCGCGATGTACTCGGCCGTCGGCTACGACGACATCGACTACTCGCCGTTCGGCACCGGCTCCGGCCAGGCCGTTCCGCTGGAGGACTACGACTACGGTCCGTACAACCAGTAG
- the secE gene encoding preprotein translocase subunit SecE produces MTDAVGSIDMPDAEDEVPESKKKTRKGGKRGKKGPLGRLALFYRQIIAELRKVVWPTRNQLTTYTSVVIVFVVVMIGLVTVIDFGFQRVIKYVFG; encoded by the coding sequence GTGACGGACGCCGTGGGCTCCATCGACATGCCTGATGCCGAGGATGAAGTCCCCGAGTCGAAGAAGAAGACCCGGAAGGGCGGTAAGCGCGGCAAGAAGGGCCCTCTGGGCCGTCTCGCGCTCTTCTACCGCCAGATCATCGCCGAGCTCCGCAAGGTTGTCTGGCCGACTCGCAACCAGCTCACGACATACACCTCAGTGGTGATTGTGTTCGTGGTCGTCATGATCGGTCTCGTTACCGTGATTGACTTCGGATTCCAGCGGGTCATCAAGTACGTCTTCGGCTGA
- the rplJ gene encoding 50S ribosomal protein L10, which translates to MARPDKAAAVAELADQFRSSNAAVLTEYRGLTVAQLKQLRRSLGENAQYAVVKNTLTKIAANEAGIDTLDDLFAGPTAVAFVTGDPVESAKGLRDFAKDNPNLIIKGGVLDGKALSADEFKKLADLESREVLLAKLAGAMKGKQTQAAQLFQALPSKFVRTAEALRAKREEQGGAGTPAPAEAAE; encoded by the coding sequence ATGGCAAGGCCCGACAAGGCTGCCGCGGTAGCCGAGCTCGCGGACCAGTTCCGCAGCTCGAACGCCGCCGTGCTGACCGAGTACCGGGGTCTCACCGTGGCACAGCTCAAGCAGCTGCGCCGTTCGCTCGGTGAGAACGCCCAGTACGCCGTGGTGAAGAACACGCTGACCAAGATTGCGGCCAACGAGGCCGGGATCGACACGCTCGACGACCTGTTCGCAGGTCCGACGGCGGTTGCCTTCGTCACCGGTGACCCGGTGGAGTCGGCGAAGGGTCTTCGTGACTTCGCCAAGGACAACCCCAACCTCATCATCAAGGGCGGTGTCCTTGACGGTAAGGCGCTGTCCGCCGATGAGTTCAAGAAGCTCGCGGACCTCGAGTCCCGCGAGGTTCTGCTCGCCAAGCTGGCCGGTGCCATGAAGGGCAAGCAGACTCAGGCTGCGCAGCTCTTCCAGGCTCTGCCGTCGAAGTTCGTCCGCACCGCGGAAGCGCTTCGCGCCAAGAGGGAAGAGCAGGGCGGTGCCGGTACTCCGGCTCCCGCCGAGGCCGCCGAGTAA
- the rpoB gene encoding DNA-directed RNA polymerase subunit beta, protein MAASRNASTANTNNGASTAPLRISFAKIKEPLEVPNLLALQTESFDWLLGNAAWKARVEAALDSGQDVPTKSGLEEIFEEISPIEDFSGSMSLTFRDHRFEPPKNSIDECKERDFTFAAPLFVTAEFTNNETGEIKSQTVFMGDFPLMTNKGTFVINGTERVVVSQLVRSPGVYFDSSIDKTSDKDIFSAKIIPSRGAWLEMEIDKRDMVGVRIDRKRKQSVTVLLKALGWTTEQILEEFGEYESMRATLEKDHTQGQDDALLDIYRKLRPGEPPTREAAQTLLENLYFNPKRYDLAKVGRYKVNKKLGADEPLDAGVLTSDDIIATIKYLVKLHAGETETVGESGRSIVVETDDIDHFGNRRLRNVGELIQNQVRTGLARMERVVRERMTTQDVEAITPQTLINIRPVVASIKEFFGTSQLSQFMDQNNPLSGLTHKRRLSALGPGGLSRERAGFEVRDVHPSHYGRMCPIETPEGPNIGLIGSLASYGRVNAFGFIETPYRKVVDGQVTDEVDYVTADEEDRYVIAQANATLSDELRFTEPRVLVRRRGGEVDYVPGTEVDYMDVSPRQMVSVATAMIPFLEHDDANRALMGANMMRQAVPLIKSEAPLVGTGMEYRCATDAGDVLKAEKDGVVQEVSADYITVTNDDGTYTTYRIAKFMRSNQGTSVNQKVVVSEGDRVIEGQVLADGPATENGEMALGKNLLVAFMPWEGHNYEDAIILSQRLVQDDVLSSIHIEEHEVDARDTKLGPEEITRDIPNVSEEVLADLDERGIIRIGAEVVAGDILVGKVTPKGETELTPEERLLRAIFGEKAREVRDTSLKVPHGEIGKVIGVRVFDREEGDELPPGVNQLVRVYVAQKRKITDGDKLAGRHGNKGVISKILPIEDMPFLEDGTPVDIILNPLGVPSRMNPGQVLEIHLGWLASRGWDVSGLGDEWAKRLQTIGADQVAPGTNVATPVFDGAREDEITGLFQATIPNRDGDRLVQPSGKANLFDGRSGEPFPEPVSVGFMYILKLHHLVDDKLHARSTGPYSMITQQPLGGKAQFGGQRFGEMEVWALEAYGAAYALQELLTIKSDDVTGRVKVYEAIVKGENIPEPGIPESFKVLIKEMQSLCLNVEVLSSDGMSIEMRDTDEDVFRAAEELGIDLSRREPSSVEEV, encoded by the coding sequence TTGGCCGCCTCGCGCAACGCCTCGACCGCGAATACGAACAACGGCGCCAGCACCGCCCCGCTGCGCATCTCTTTTGCAAAAATCAAGGAGCCCCTCGAGGTTCCGAACCTCCTCGCGCTGCAGACCGAGAGCTTTGACTGGCTCCTCGGCAACGCCGCCTGGAAGGCTCGCGTCGAGGCTGCTCTGGACAGTGGACAAGACGTCCCCACCAAGTCCGGCCTGGAGGAGATCTTCGAGGAGATTTCACCGATCGAGGACTTCTCCGGGTCGATGTCGCTTACGTTCCGCGACCACCGCTTCGAGCCCCCGAAGAACTCGATCGACGAGTGCAAGGAGCGCGACTTCACGTTCGCCGCCCCGCTCTTCGTGACGGCCGAGTTCACCAACAACGAGACCGGCGAGATCAAGTCCCAGACGGTCTTCATGGGCGATTTCCCGCTCATGACCAACAAGGGCACCTTCGTCATCAACGGCACCGAGCGTGTCGTTGTGTCGCAGCTGGTCCGCTCGCCGGGTGTCTACTTCGACTCGTCGATCGACAAGACGTCCGACAAGGACATCTTCTCCGCCAAGATCATCCCTTCCCGGGGTGCCTGGCTGGAGATGGAGATCGACAAGCGCGACATGGTCGGTGTCCGCATCGACCGCAAGCGCAAGCAGTCCGTCACCGTCCTCCTGAAGGCTCTCGGCTGGACCACCGAGCAGATCCTGGAGGAGTTCGGCGAGTACGAGTCGATGCGCGCCACCCTGGAGAAGGACCACACCCAGGGCCAGGACGACGCGCTGCTCGACATCTACCGCAAGCTGCGCCCGGGCGAGCCGCCCACCCGCGAGGCTGCTCAGACGCTGCTCGAGAACCTCTACTTCAACCCGAAGCGCTACGACCTCGCGAAGGTCGGCCGCTACAAGGTGAACAAGAAGCTCGGCGCGGATGAGCCGCTCGACGCCGGTGTTCTCACCAGCGACGACATCATCGCGACCATCAAGTACCTGGTGAAGCTGCACGCCGGGGAGACCGAGACCGTCGGCGAGTCCGGCCGTTCGATCGTCGTCGAGACCGACGACATCGACCACTTCGGCAACCGTCGTCTGCGCAACGTCGGCGAGCTCATCCAGAACCAGGTCCGCACGGGCCTGGCGCGGATGGAGCGCGTCGTGCGTGAGCGCATGACGACTCAGGACGTCGAGGCCATCACGCCGCAGACCCTGATCAACATCCGGCCGGTCGTCGCCTCCATCAAGGAGTTCTTCGGCACCAGCCAGCTGTCGCAGTTCATGGACCAGAACAACCCGCTGTCGGGTCTCACCCACAAGCGCCGCCTGTCGGCTCTTGGCCCGGGTGGTCTCTCCCGTGAGCGGGCCGGCTTCGAGGTCCGTGACGTGCACCCGTCCCACTACGGACGCATGTGCCCGATCGAGACCCCTGAAGGCCCGAACATCGGTCTGATCGGTTCGCTCGCCTCGTACGGACGCGTCAACGCGTTCGGTTTCATCGAGACGCCGTACCGCAAGGTCGTCGACGGCCAGGTCACCGACGAGGTCGACTACGTCACGGCCGACGAGGAAGACCGTTACGTCATCGCCCAGGCGAACGCGACGCTCTCCGACGAGCTGCGCTTCACCGAGCCCCGCGTCCTGGTCCGCCGTCGTGGCGGAGAGGTCGACTACGTGCCCGGCACCGAAGTCGACTACATGGACGTCTCGCCGCGCCAGATGGTGTCCGTCGCCACCGCGATGATCCCGTTCCTGGAGCACGACGACGCCAACCGTGCCCTCATGGGCGCGAACATGATGCGTCAGGCGGTGCCGCTGATCAAGTCGGAGGCCCCGCTCGTCGGCACCGGCATGGAGTACCGCTGCGCCACCGACGCCGGTGACGTGCTGAAGGCCGAGAAGGACGGTGTGGTCCAGGAGGTCTCCGCGGACTACATCACCGTGACCAACGACGACGGCACGTACACCACGTACCGCATCGCGAAGTTCATGCGCTCCAACCAGGGCACCTCGGTCAACCAGAAGGTCGTCGTCTCCGAGGGCGACCGGGTCATCGAGGGCCAGGTGCTCGCCGACGGTCCGGCCACCGAGAACGGTGAGATGGCCCTGGGCAAGAACCTGCTCGTGGCGTTCATGCCGTGGGAGGGTCACAACTACGAGGACGCGATCATCCTGTCGCAGCGCCTCGTGCAGGACGACGTCCTCTCCTCGATCCACATCGAGGAGCACGAGGTCGACGCCCGTGACACCAAGCTCGGCCCGGAGGAGATCACCCGGGACATCCCGAACGTCTCCGAAGAGGTCCTCGCCGACCTCGACGAGCGCGGCATCATCCGGATCGGTGCCGAGGTCGTCGCCGGTGACATCCTCGTCGGCAAGGTCACGCCCAAGGGCGAGACCGAGCTGACCCCCGAGGAGCGCCTGCTCCGCGCGATCTTCGGTGAGAAGGCGCGCGAAGTGCGCGACACCTCGCTGAAGGTGCCGCACGGTGAGATCGGCAAGGTCATCGGCGTCCGCGTCTTCGACCGCGAAGAGGGCGACGAGCTGCCGCCGGGCGTGAACCAGCTGGTGCGCGTGTACGTCGCGCAGAAGCGCAAGATCACCGATGGTGACAAGCTCGCCGGCCGTCACGGCAACAAGGGCGTCATCTCGAAGATCCTGCCGATCGAGGACATGCCGTTCCTGGAGGACGGCACCCCGGTCGACATCATCCTCAACCCGCTGGGTGTCCCGTCCCGAATGAACCCGGGACAGGTCCTGGAGATCCACCTCGGCTGGCTCGCCAGCCGCGGCTGGGACGTCTCCGGCCTCGGTGACGAGTGGGCCAAGCGCCTGCAGACCATCGGCGCCGACCAGGTCGCCCCCGGCACCAACGTCGCGACCCCGGTCTTCGACGGTGCCCGTGAGGACGAGATCACCGGCCTCTTCCAGGCCACGATCCCGAACCGCGACGGTGACCGGCTGGTCCAGCCCTCGGGCAAGGCCAACCTGTTCGACGGCCGCTCCGGCGAGCCGTTCCCCGAGCCGGTCTCGGTCGGCTTCATGTACATCCTCAAGCTCCACCACCTCGTCGACGACAAGCTCCACGCTCGTTCGACGGGTCCGTACTCCATGATCACCCAGCAGCCGCTGGGTGGTAAGGCTCAGTTCGGTGGACAGCGCTTCGGTGAAATGGAGGTGTGGGCCCTTGAAGCTTATGGCGCCGCGTACGCCCTCCAGGAGCTGCTGACGATCAAGTCCGACGACGTGACCGGCCGCGTGAAGGTCTACGAGGCCATCGTCAAGGGCGAGAACATCCCCGAGCCCGGCATTCCCGAGTCCTTCAAGGTGCTCATCAAGGAAATGCAGTCGCTCTGCCTCAACGTGGAGGTGCTGTCCTCGGACGGCATGTCCATCGAGATGCGCGACACGGACGAGGACGTCTTCCGCGCGGCGGAGGAGCTCGGTATCGACCTGTCCCGGCGCGAGCCGAGCAGCGTCGAAGAGGTCTGA